The following coding sequences lie in one Apium graveolens cultivar Ventura chromosome 1, ASM990537v1, whole genome shotgun sequence genomic window:
- the LOC141667653 gene encoding ceramide synthase LOH2: MDSNNINGDVSSWHLIFAFLLAFVFLFLRFLLNRFIFRRLSIWLLSTKSTSLKNDEASRAKIEKCMESMWKLTYYGTAEFCILKAINQETWFRSTEDYFKGWPNQELTLPVKLYYMCQCGFYLYSIGALVKWETRRKDFSVMMSHHIITVILISYSYITRFFRIGSVVLVLHDASDVFMEAAKVFKYSENELGASVFFGFFAISWLVTRLIFFPFWVIHASSYHLAKVLRLSEAYHMSLYYVFNTMLLTLLVFHIYWWILICFMIMRQLKNRGQVGEDIRSDSEDD, translated from the exons ATGGACTCGAACAATATTAATGGCGATGTTAGCTCCTGGCATTTGATCTTTGCGTTTTTGCTCGcctttgtttttctttttcttcgcTTCCTACTCAACAGATTCATCTTCCGT AGATTGTCCATTTGGCTATTGAGCACTAAAAGTACATCATTGAAGAATGATGAGGCTTCACGAGCAAAAATTGAGAAGTGCATGGAGTCCATGTGGAAGCTAACTTATTACGGCACTGCTGAATTCTGTATTCTGAAGGCTATAAACCAAGAGACGTGGTTCAGGAGTACAGAGGATTACTTTAAAGGGTGGCCGAATCAGGAGTTGAC GCTTCCTGTAAAGCTTTATTATATGTGCCAGTGTGGTTTCTACCTTTATAGCATTGGTGCCCTGGTAAAATGGGAAACACGCAGGAAGGATTTTTCTGTTATGATGTCTCATCATATAATAACTGTCATcctcattagttactcctacaTTACAAG GTTCTTTCGGATCGGGTCTGTTGTTCTAGTGTTGCATGATGCAAGTGACGTATTCATGGAAGCAGctaaagtttttaaatactctgAGAATGAGCTTGGAGCAAGCGTCTTTTTTGGTTTCTTTGCTATTTCATGGCTTGTAACGAGGCTTATATTCTTTCCCTTTTGGGTCATTCATGCTTCAAG CTATCATCTTGCTAAGGTCTTGAGGCTGTCAGAGGCTTATCACATGTCACTATATTATGTTTTCAACACAATGCTATTGACCCTACTCGTGTTTCACATATATTGGTGGATACTTATATGCTTTATGATCATGAGGCAGCTGAAAAATAGAGGGCAGGTTGGAGAAGATATACGATCTG ATTCGGAAGATGATTAA